TATCTTCCATCAGCTTCAGCACCATAGATGGCGTCGCTAAAATCCTTGTCATAGGCAGACATCGCCTTAGCAATCGTTCCGGATGAACCACCTGTTCTAAAGAAATGCCTTACAGTTTCCTGACCGGCACCAATCTCGGCAAAAGTACCATATATATTTTCATTCAAGTTGATACGGAGCGCTTTATCCTTTATGGAAGGAATCTGCTCAATGACCTTATCTCCTTTGAGTTTAATCTCGTTTTCGTCGTTTCTCATAATAGTGATAATACTTTGCAAAGTTAACAAAATAGGGCTTTTATTAAAGGGAATTAATCCTATTTTTGTAAAAAATTAACGTCAATTGAAAGTCTATTTTTTAGGTACGGGTACTTCACAGGGCATTCCGGTAATAGGAAGCGAGCATCCCGTATGTAAAAGTACCAACGCAAAAGATAAGCGTCTTCGTGTGTCTGTTTGGATTTCCTGGGAAAATCATTCTTTTGTTATTGATTGCGGACCGGATTTCAGACAGCAAATGCTGGTATCGCAATGCCCTAAAATTGATGGTATCCTCTTTACACACGAACATTCAGACCATACTGCAGGTTTGGATGATATCCGTCCGTTCAATTTCAGGCAGGGCAATATTCCAATCTATCTGCACAAAAGGGTTTTAGAATCGCTTAAACGGAGGTTTGATTATGTTTTTGAAACGGTCGACAAATATCCGGGTGCTCCGTCTGTTGAACCAATAGAGGTAGTTAACGGGCAGAGTTTCGATATTGGGAATAAAAAGGCGATTCCAATTAATGTGATGCACGGTAATCTTCAGGTTTTTGGTTACAGGATAGACGATTTTGCCTATCTGACGGATGTTAAGACTATTGAACCGTCTGAAGTTGAAAAGCTAAAAGGATTAAAAGTACTTGTAGTTAATGCTTTACGGGAAGAACCGCACCATTCTCATTTCAATCTGGAAGAAGCTCTGGAATTTATTAATACGGTTCGCCCTGAAAAGGCTTACCTGACTCATATCAGTCACAGGATGGGTTTTCACGATGAAGTAGAGAAGATACTTCCTGAAAATGTATATCTGGCGTATGACAATTTGCAAATAACTATCTAAAATCAAAAAACAATGAAAAAACCACTGTTATATCTTTTCATTTTGTCTGTACTGTTGAACATCTTTACTTATATGTATTTTACAAAAAAAGTAAAATTTGAAGAAGACAGAATAGCTAACTTCCAGAAGGAATCCAAGGCAAAAAAAGATTCCATAGCGGCCTTAAACAATCAGGTTATGGAGGCAAATTATTTTTCTTTGGAATATAATGATAACGCTATGGATTATTTTGAACAATTTGATATCAATCAGTTATCAGCTGAAATTCGTGATGAAATCAATTCCTTGAATGAAAAACCTGAAGGGAATCCACTTACAAAATATGACAAGATTAATGGTGACAAGGCAATTATCAATAAGATAAAAATTTTGAACAACCGTTGGATTATAGCCGATTTTAGTATTGGAAAAGCCTGGGGCGAAGTCATGATAAAATATTACAAACAGGAAGGTAAGCCTACGGAATATGAAACGATGGATACTTTTATCTATCCTGCCACATTAAAATAGAAGTTTTTTTATAATTTTATAGGCTATCAAGACTAACCCCAAAACAATTATGAAAAAAGTATTTATGTTGGCCTTTATTACTGTTTCAGCTTTTTCCTGTAAAGACCTGGGTAGGAATTCTGATCTGTCAATCCAGAAAGACAGTCTGGGAACAGTAGTAGGAAACGATAAAGACGATAAAGGATGTGTCGCTTCAGCAGGTTATACCTGGTCTGAATTGAAAAGAACCTGTGTTCGTCCGTTTGAGGTTGGTATCCGTTTGAACCCCGCTGCAGAAATAAAACAGGGAGAAGCAATTTATAGCGCTTTTGCTATTTTGGAAGAGAATGGAGGAAATAAAGCAGAGCTTTTTATGCCTAATGAAAAAACATCCATGATACTGGAAAGAGAGGCGGAAGGAAAGCCTTATGTGAAAGACGATTGGAAATTGCAAACTACAAATGGCTATCAATTGATGAAAGGCGACTCGCTGATGTATGCAGGAGCGCTGATTAATGAGGAAGTGATAACCGGAAGCGATAAGGCAGAAGATTAAAACATACTAAAAAGGATTCCAAATCGGAATCCTTTTTTATTTGTGATTTTCTAACCAGTTTCTAAAATCGTAAAAATTTTGTGGCGATACGCCGTGTCCAATCGGATATTCTTTATAGGTTGCTTCTATTCCTAATTTTTTAAGTAAATCAGGCGCTTTTCGTGCCCATTCTACCGGAATTACCTGGTCAACAGTTCCGTGGGAAATAAAC
This portion of the Flavobacterium lindanitolerans genome encodes:
- a CDS encoding MBL fold metallo-hydrolase, yielding MKVYFLGTGTSQGIPVIGSEHPVCKSTNAKDKRLRVSVWISWENHSFVIDCGPDFRQQMLVSQCPKIDGILFTHEHSDHTAGLDDIRPFNFRQGNIPIYLHKRVLESLKRRFDYVFETVDKYPGAPSVEPIEVVNGQSFDIGNKKAIPINVMHGNLQVFGYRIDDFAYLTDVKTIEPSEVEKLKGLKVLVVNALREEPHHSHFNLEEALEFINTVRPEKAYLTHISHRMGFHDEVEKILPENVYLAYDNLQITI